GTGACCTCGGCCACCTACCGGCAGTCGTCCGTCGCCGGCCCCGAACTCCAGGAGCGCGACCCGGCCAACGAACTCCTCGCCCGCGGCCCCAGCTACCGGATGTCCGCCGAGATGATTCGTGACAACGCCCTTGCCGTCAGCGGCCTACTGGTGCAAACCGTCGGCGGGCCCAGCGTCCACCCCTACCAGCCCGAAGGCCTCTGGGAAGAACTGGCCACTCGCAACGAAACGACCTACAAGCAGGATACAGGCGACAAGCTCTACCGGCGGGGCATGTACACCGTCTGGAAACGCTCTACGCCGCCGCCGTCCATGATCAGCTTCGACGCCGCCGAGCGCAGCTTCTGCACAGTTACTCGCCAGAAGACGAGCACCCCGCTTCAGGCGCTCGTTCTGATGAACGACCCGCAGTACGTCGAAGCCGCCCGGATGCTCGCCGAACGCATGATGAAGGAAGGGGGATCGACGCCCGAAGAGCAGATCGTGTTCGCCTTCCGGCTCCTCACCAGCCGGCGCCCCGAGCCGGCCGAACAGGTGATGCTCGCGGACCTGCTCGAAGCAGAGCGCGCCACCTTCAGCGCCGCGCCGGCCGACGCCCGCGATCTGCTCGCCATCGGCGAACACCCCCGCGACGTGAACCTGCCGGCCCCCGAAGTCGCCGCCCGCACCCTCCTCGCCAGCACCCTCATGAACTACGACGAGGCGTTCATGAAGCGATAATGACGATCAACGTCCAATACTTTGCATTTTACACTTTGCATGTTGCACCGCTATGAGCCACTGCCAGAACTTCACCCCCAACTACTCCCGTCGCGACTTCCTGTCGAAGACATCCCTCGGCCTCGGCGCGGCGGCGCTGGCCTCGCTGATCGGGCCGCGCGAGCTGCTGGCGGGTCCGGACACGGGTGTTCTGGGTACCCTCCACTTCGCCCCGAAGGCAAAACGGGTCATCTACCTGTTCCAGAGCGGTGGGCCGTCGCAGCTGGACCTGTACGACTATAAACCGCTCCTCCGCGAGAAGAACGGCGAGGAGTTGCCGGATTCCATCCGCGGCGGCCAGCGCCTCACCGGGATGACGGCGCACCAGGCCTCGTTCCCCATGGCCGGCTCCCAGTTCGAATTCAAAAAGTACGGCCAGGCCGGCCACGCCTTCAGCGACCGGCTCCCCTACATCGCCCGCATCGCGGACGACCTGTGCATCGTGAAGTCGATGTACACCGAGGCCATCAACCACGACCCGGCCATCACGTTTTTCCAGACCGGCTCCCAGCTCGCCGGCCGGCCCAGCATCGGCTCGTGGATCAGCTACGGACTGGGGTCGGACAACGAGAACATGCCGGCGTTCACCGTTCTCCTCTCCCGCAGCAACAACGGCGACCAGCCGCTCTACGCCCGCCTCTGGGGCAACGGCTTCCTCCCCTCCCTCCACCAGGGCGTCCAGTTCCGCTCCGGCAAGGAGCCCGTCCTATACTTAAATGATCCCCCCGGGATCAAATCGAGTAGCCGCCGGCGGATGCTGGATTACCTGCGCGACCTCAACGAGGCCCAGGAGGCGCGCGTGATGGACCCCGAGATCAGCTCCCGCATCGGCCAGTACGAAATGGCCTACCGGATGCAGACGTCCGTCCCCGAAACGATGAATGTGGACGGTGAGCCGGACTCGATAGTTGACCTCTATGGCCCACAGGCGCGCATTCCCGGCACCTACGCCGCCAACTGCCTCCTCGCCCGCCGGCTCGTCGAGCGCGGCGTCAAGTTCGTCCAGCTCTACCACCAGGGCTGGGATCAACACGGCAACCTGCCCTCCGAGATCTCGAAACTAACCGCCGACGTCGATCAACCTTCGGCAGCGCTTGTTATGGACCTCAAGCAGCGCGGCCTCCTCGAAGATACCCTCGTCATCTGGGGCGGCGAGTTTGGCCGGACGAACTACTCCCAGGGCAAACTCACGGCCGACAATTACGGCCGCGATCATCATCCCCGCTGCTTTACCATCTGGATGGCCGGCGCCGGCGTACGCGCCGGGCTGTCATATGGCGAAACCGACGAGTTCGGGTATAACATCGCCGAAAACCCGGTCCACGTGCACGACTTCCAGGCTACCCTCATGCGCCTCCTCGGCGTCGACCACGAACGCCTCACCTTCAAGCACCAGGGCAGGCGCTACCGCCTGACCGATGTCCATGGAAAGGTTGTAGATGCGCTGCTGGCGTAAATCTCATTGATCATTCACCCCAGAATCCGAACCGGCTCCCACTGCATGGCCGTGGTGACGATGGGCCCCTGTTCTGGGTCGACGTACACATCCACCTCCGACCGCACCCCGAACTCGGGCAGGTAGATGCCCGGCTCCACCGAAAACCCGATGCCGGGAAGCACGGCGCGGGTATCGTGAGTTTCAATGTTGTCCAGGTTCATGCCCAGCGCGTGCGGGGTCGGGCTCACGCCCATGCTGTGGCCGGTGCGGTGGGTGAAATACGCGCCATAGCCGGCATCCACAATCACCTTACGCGCCACATCGTCGAGTTGCCAGCCCTGGAGCGGGTTGCCGGCCTTCCAGTCGGCCTGCAGCCTCTCGATCACGGCATCGCGCGCGGCGTTGACGGCGCGGTAGACTTCCAGGTGTTTCGCCGGGATGTCGTGGCCGGCGAAACCGGTCCAGGTGATGTCGCAATACACGGCGTGCGGCTCGGGCTCCTTCGCCCACAGGTCGATCAACACCCAATCGCCTTTCACAATGGACGCATGTTCGGTGGCCGAAGGTTCGTAATGCGGGTCGCCGCTGTGGGCGTTGACGGCCACGATCGGTCCGTGGTCGATATAAAGCCCATGCGCGTCGAAGCCGCGGCGGATGAACTGCTGCACATCATATTCGGTAACACTCCGCCCCGAACGCAGCTGTTCGCCGATGTACGCGAATGCTTCATCCTTCACCATATTAACGAGCCGGCAGGCGCGCATATGGGAGTCTACCGATTTCTTCGACCAGGCGGTGGCGGCCGCCTGAAACAGGTCGGCGGACGAGACGATGCCGGGCCCCATCGACCGGATGAGTTCGAGGGTGCCGCCGTCGACAAACGAGCTCATCGGAATTTCGCCGCCCGGGGAGTATTCCATGGCCACCGTACGCGCGCCTCCGAGCAGCCCGCGCAGGTTCGACTGCATGTCGGCCCAGCCGGAGTAGAGCGTCATCGGGTAGCCGGCGTCGCGGAAGAGCTGTTTGTCGAGCCCGTTGGCCAGCATCCGCGCCGATCCTTCGGCCGGGATCCAGAGGTAGTTGCGGCGCGACGTGGCCTGCGGCCCGCCGAGAAGATGGGCAAAAACCGGGTTGCTGCCTCGGAAATCAAACAACAACCAGCCATCGATGGCATGTGCCTTCATGAAGGCGCGCGCCTTATCGAGAACGTCCATAAAAACCAGAACCTGAAGGGTGAATGAAGCGGCCGGCTGGTTAGCGTCGCTAACTGCTACGCCAGCGCAGAGGTATGGAGGTGGAATTGCGTTGCTTGCGGCGTTGAACGTAAGGACAAAAAGGAGTAACGTACAACCCTCTTTGACGCGTCTTCGTCACGTAGTCCTAACCCTTCGCCCTCATGATCCGTCGAACCCTTCTCCTCGGGTGCCTGCTCGCGGTAGCCTCCATCGCCGTCGTCTCGCCGGCCCGTGCCCAGCGCACGCTCATCCACGCCGGCACCCTGCTCGACCCCGGCGTTTCGATGACCCCCATGACGCAGCGGACCATCGTCGTCGAAGGGGATCGGGTGATCGCTGTCGCGGAAGGTTACCTGACGGCCGGCGCCGGCGATACGGTGATCGATCTAAAGAACCACTTCGTGATGCCCGGCTGGATTGACTCCCACACGCACCTCGACGGTGAGTCCCGTAAAAACGACTATATGGACGCACTCCGGCTCTCACCGCCCTACAAGGCCCTGATGGCGACACGGTACGCTAAAACGACGCTGTTGTCCGGTTTCACGACGGTCCGCAACGTGGGTGGAAGCGATGGGGTCGACTTCGCGCTGCGCGACGCCATCAACGCCGGCGTCATCATTGGCCCCCGCATGTTCGTGGCCGAAGGGCTTTCCGTCACAGGCGGCCATGGGGATCCTTCAAACGGGCTTCGTGAGGACATCTTCGGCATACCGGGTATCGAGCACGGTGTGGTGGATGGAATTGACTCGGCCATGCGGGGCACGCGGCTGGGCATCAAGCGCGGGGCCGATCTGATCAAGATAACGGCCACTGGCGGGGTGCTTTCCGTGGCGCGGGACGGCTCCGCCCCATCGTTTCTTGAAGATGAAATCGCCG
This genomic window from Rhodothermales bacterium contains:
- a CDS encoding amidohydrolase family protein — encoded protein: MIRRTLLLGCLLAVASIAVVSPARAQRTLIHAGTLLDPGVSMTPMTQRTIVVEGDRVIAVAEGYLTAGAGDTVIDLKNHFVMPGWIDSHTHLDGESRKNDYMDALRLSPPYKALMATRYAKTTLLSGFTTVRNVGGSDGVDFALRDAINAGVIIGPRMFVAEGLSVTGGHGDPSNGLREDIFGIPGIEHGVVDGIDSAMRGTRLGIKRGADLIKITATGGVLSVARDGSAPSFLEDEIAAIVEVARGYGLKVAAHAHGDEGMQRAVRAGVASIEHGTLMSDETMRLMRERGTYLVPTIIAGRSTADSAKIEGYYAPLVQKKALEIGPMIQATFGRAYRAGVPIAFGTDAGVFKHGRNAMEFAYMAEAGMPAMEILRTATYNAADLLGQRANLGTLEVGKYADIVAVATNPLEDITSLQRVAFVMKGGAVYLRPGDGSR
- a CDS encoding Xaa-Pro peptidase family protein, with protein sequence MDVLDKARAFMKAHAIDGWLLFDFRGSNPVFAHLLGGPQATSRRNYLWIPAEGSARMLANGLDKQLFRDAGYPMTLYSGWADMQSNLRGLLGGARTVAMEYSPGGEIPMSSFVDGGTLELIRSMGPGIVSSADLFQAAATAWSKKSVDSHMRACRLVNMVKDEAFAYIGEQLRSGRSVTEYDVQQFIRRGFDAHGLYIDHGPIVAVNAHSGDPHYEPSATEHASIVKGDWVLIDLWAKEPEPHAVYCDITWTGFAGHDIPAKHLEVYRAVNAARDAVIERLQADWKAGNPLQGWQLDDVARKVIVDAGYGAYFTHRTGHSMGVSPTPHALGMNLDNIETHDTRAVLPGIGFSVEPGIYLPEFGVRSEVDVYVDPEQGPIVTTAMQWEPVRILG
- a CDS encoding DUF1501 domain-containing protein; translation: MSHCQNFTPNYSRRDFLSKTSLGLGAAALASLIGPRELLAGPDTGVLGTLHFAPKAKRVIYLFQSGGPSQLDLYDYKPLLREKNGEELPDSIRGGQRLTGMTAHQASFPMAGSQFEFKKYGQAGHAFSDRLPYIARIADDLCIVKSMYTEAINHDPAITFFQTGSQLAGRPSIGSWISYGLGSDNENMPAFTVLLSRSNNGDQPLYARLWGNGFLPSLHQGVQFRSGKEPVLYLNDPPGIKSSSRRRMLDYLRDLNEAQEARVMDPEISSRIGQYEMAYRMQTSVPETMNVDGEPDSIVDLYGPQARIPGTYAANCLLARRLVERGVKFVQLYHQGWDQHGNLPSEISKLTADVDQPSAALVMDLKQRGLLEDTLVIWGGEFGRTNYSQGKLTADNYGRDHHPRCFTIWMAGAGVRAGLSYGETDEFGYNIAENPVHVHDFQATLMRLLGVDHERLTFKHQGRRYRLTDVHGKVVDALLA